Below is a window of Calditrichota bacterium DNA.
GCAAGTGAATCTCGGCGTCAAGGCGTACATGCCGGACGGTGAAGACGCGCAGATTCGTCCGTGGGGCGGAGTGTACTTCCTCTTCAAATAGCAAATAGAAAATAGCAAATAGAAAAGAGGCGGCCTTGCGGTCGCCTCTTTCGTTTGCGCATTGCGGGCGGAACGCCTTCCGCCCCTACACTCTAAGTACTTAGTTCGCTCGCGGCGGCTTCGTCGATGATCCAAATCAGGCTTCCGTCGCGGGGTTCAATTCTGGTTGCCGGAAGTTTGTAATTGTTGTCGATCAAGACTTCGCGCAGACGGGCGGCTTTGTCTTCTCCGGTGACCAAAAAAATCACGGCACGAGCGCTGTTCAATACTCTGAGCGTTAAAGTCAAGCGTTTGGGAATTGAGTTGCCTTGCACTTCCACGGCTTCAACCAACGCGCCCGATTCGAGCACGGGTGTTCCGGGAAACAGCGAGGCCGTGTGTCCGTCCGTGCCCATTCCCAAGAGCACCGCGTCAAAAACCACGGGTTCCGGCAAGAATCTGCTCTTGAGTGTGCGCGCGTATTCATCGGCGGCTTCTTGGAGGTTCGCGTGTTCGCCGTTCATGCGGAACGCGTCGCCGATATTCACTTTGCTCAAGAACAAATCGTGCGCGAGTTTGTAGTTTGAGTCTTTGTGTGTCGGCGGCACCGCGCGTTCATCGACCCAAAAAACTTCCCAGTTAGGATAGTCCATCTCTTCGGACCAATCGTTCTCCGCAAGTAATTTGAAGAGCGCGGCGGGAGTTGAGCCGCCGGAAAGCGCGATGCGAAACGTTCCGCGCTCGGCAATCGCTTCGAACTGCAATTCCTGCAAAAGCGCCGCCGCGGCTTCGGCGACGTCTTCGGGATATTCGCAATAAATAACTTCTGGGCTCATGAGAAAAGCAGTTCTGGCAGCCAATCGTGAGCCATGCGGACACTCTTGTCCATACGCGGATCGCGTCCCCACGCGTGAAGCTCATGCGCCAACAATGTCAGCATGTCCGCTTGACGCGCGTGCGCCGCGTGTTTGTGTCCGGCGCATGTGAGCGTAAACAAGTCGTCTTCGCGGATCACGGCGGCCGCTATGTCATTTTTGAAGAGAAATTCGATACCCGCGGGAGCGCTTCCGCCTTCGAGATGAAAGACGATTCTTTTGTCATTCTGGCAAATGATCGTAGGCCGGCTGCCGAGAAGGGAAACACTTTCAATCTCCCAGTCCAAAGTCGAAGCAATCCATGCGGCGGTCAAGAGCGCGCCGCACGTGAGCTTCGTGCCTAAAGAATGTACACGCACTTCGCATAGTTCGCCGTGCGGAGGACATTCGTCGAAGAGTTCGGCTACCGCACCACGCCATCCGGAAAGATGCGCCCACAACAAATCCGTGACGACGCAATCACGCGGCACGCTTTCGTAAAGTTCAAACCACTCTTTCAGTGTGGAGGCGGGAGCAAGGTGGTCCGTCGTGCAAGTGATGACGCGCTCGGTCGACGTGCAGAGAGTTTTCAGAAGTTTGTGAGACAACGGAAGCGAATGGTGCCAGACCACCGCCGTGGCGAGGCTGCCGAGCGAAAGCGAATGAATCAACGACGACGCGCGCAGTTCCGACTCGCCGTCGATCTCGAGAATAATCGCTTCCGAACAAATTTGCCGGTTCTCGCCTTCGAGTTTGCGGCAGTGCGCTGTCACCCACGCGCGCTGTGCCGTCGGCGCGGACTCGTTCAGCAATACCAAAATCGTACGCGTCGGATGCACGAGCGCAAGCTCCGGTATCAACTCGCGGGCTTCTTCATGCGAAGCGTGATTGCACACGATGACAAGATTGAAAGCGGTCGCGCGCGTGATCGGTTGATCGGTGGACTCGGCTTCTTGCCATAAGAGTTCGAGTTCTTCTTCGATCTTCGCCACGTCGACGACGTGCTGAGGTGCGAGCGGAGTGATCTCGCTCATAGCTTTCTCCATCTGTGATCTTCGGCGGCGAGCAAAACGTCAGCTTCGCTCGGCCCCCAGCTGCCGGCCACGTATTGCGGCAGCGGATCGCTCGTGTCGTTGGCCCATGCGTCAAGCACGGGCTGCACGATGCGCCAGCCTTCTTCGACGGCGTCGCGTCGCGCAAAGAGCGTTTGATCGCCGATCATCGCGTCGAGCAACAGTCGTTCGTACGCGTCCGACAGCCTGCCGCTGAACGACGAGCCGTAACGAAAGTCCATGTCCACGGGACGCACGTGCAGCGCGTAGCCGGGAAGTTTCGCCTCAAATTTCAGG
It encodes the following:
- the pgl gene encoding 6-phosphogluconolactonase, with the translated sequence MSPEVIYCEYPEDVAEAAAALLQELQFEAIAERGTFRIALSGGSTPAALFKLLAENDWSEEMDYPNWEVFWVDERAVPPTHKDSNYKLAHDLFLSKVNIGDAFRMNGEHANLQEAADEYARTLKSRFLPEPVVFDAVLLGMGTDGHTASLFPGTPVLESGALVEAVEVQGNSIPKRLTLTLRVLNSARAVIFLVTGEDKAARLREVLIDNNYKLPATRIEPRDGSLIWIIDEAAASELST
- a CDS encoding glucose-6-phosphate dehydrogenase assembly protein OpcA — encoded protein: MSEITPLAPQHVVDVAKIEEELELLWQEAESTDQPITRATAFNLVIVCNHASHEEARELIPELALVHPTRTILVLLNESAPTAQRAWVTAHCRKLEGENRQICSEAIILEIDGESELRASSLIHSLSLGSLATAVVWHHSLPLSHKLLKTLCTSTERVITCTTDHLAPASTLKEWFELYESVPRDCVVTDLLWAHLSGWRGAVAELFDECPPHGELCEVRVHSLGTKLTCGALLTAAWIASTLDWEIESVSLLGSRPTIICQNDKRIVFHLEGGSAPAGIEFLFKNDIAAAVIREDDLFTLTCAGHKHAAHARQADMLTLLAHELHAWGRDPRMDKSVRMAHDWLPELLFS